A part of Rhodamnia argentea isolate NSW1041297 chromosome 8, ASM2092103v1, whole genome shotgun sequence genomic DNA contains:
- the LOC125316198 gene encoding aquaporin TIP1-3-like, whose translation MAIYKIAIGTPGEASHPDALKAAIAEFISMLIFVFAGEGSGMAFNKITDNGSTTPAGLVAAALAHAFGLFVAVSVGANISGGHVNPAVTFGAFLGGNITLLRGILYWIAQLLGSVVACLLLKFATGGMETSAFSLSSDVSVWNGLVFEIVMTFGLVYTVYATAVDPKKGNVGTVAPIAIGFIVGANILAGGAFDGASMNPAVSFGPAVVSWSWTNHWVYWVGPLIGAGIAAIVYDNIFIGDNTHEPLSAADF comes from the exons atgGCAATCTACAAGATCGCAATCGGGACACCAGGAGAGGCGAGCCACCCCGATGCGCTCAAGGCGGCGATCGCCGAGTTCATCTCCATGCTCATTTTTGTCTTCGCCGGCGAGGGATCAGGAATGGCTTTCA ACAAAATCACGGACAACGGATCGACCACCCCGGCGGGACTAGTGGCGGCGGCGCTAGCTCATGCGTTCGGGCTGTTCGTGGCGGTCTCGGTGGGCGCGAACATATCGGGCGGCCACGTGAACCCGGCCGTGACATTCGGGGCGTTCCTAGGAGGGAACATAACGTTGTTGAGGGGCATCTTGTATTGGATCGCGCAATTGCTCGGGTCGGTCGTGGCCTGCCTCCTCTTGAAGTTCGCCACTGGCGGAATG GAAACATCGGCATTCTCACTCTCATCCGACGTTTCCGTGTGGAACGGGCTGGTCTTCGAGATCGTGATGACCTTCGGCCTGGTGTACACCGTGTACGCCACAGCGGTGGATCCGAAGAAGGGCAACGTGGGGACTGTCGCGCCCATCGCGATCGGCTTCATAGTCGGCGCCAACATCTTGGCCGGCGGAGCATTCGACGGTGCGTCCATGAACCCGGCCGTCTCCTTTGGCCCTGCCGTGGTCAGCTGGTCCTGGACCAACCACTGGGTATACTGGGTCGGACCGCTCATCGGCGCCGGCATCGCGGCCATTGTGTACGACAACATTTTCATCGGAGACAACACGCATGAGCCTCTTTCGGCAGCCGATTTCTAG